A stretch of the Comamonas testosteroni TK102 genome encodes the following:
- a CDS encoding M20 aminoacylase family protein yields MTISSPSPLLAQLQAVAAEFVDVRRSIHAHPELAFEETRTSDMVAESLARWGYEVHRGLGVTGVVGVLKKGSGSKSLGIRADMDALPILERTGLDYASRLPGKMHACGHDGHTAILLCAAKYIAEKLDFDGTLNLIFQPAEENEGGAMRMVDEGLFELFPCDEIYALHNAPGLPVGRMAISPGPAMASFDRVTVTLRGRSAHGAMPHHGIDSMQCAASIVLGLQSIITRELDAQQAAVITVGSIQAGEVFNIVPESAVLKIGVRALHPDVRSWVEKRIKAFVQAQAESYQLGCEIDYVHKYPVLVNCAAQTEYARQVAISLLGEDKVGERTPTMGSEDFAYMLQKRPGAYIRLGNGVGEDGGCMVHNPLYDFNDKALHIGAAFWTQLVQSYLA; encoded by the coding sequence ATGACAATTTCAAGCCCATCCCCTTTGCTTGCGCAACTGCAGGCGGTCGCTGCCGAGTTCGTCGATGTCCGCCGCAGCATCCATGCCCATCCCGAACTTGCTTTCGAAGAGACGCGCACCAGCGACATGGTGGCCGAGTCCCTGGCCCGCTGGGGTTATGAGGTGCATCGCGGCCTGGGTGTGACCGGCGTGGTCGGGGTGCTCAAGAAAGGCTCGGGCAGCAAGTCGCTGGGCATACGCGCCGACATGGACGCCTTGCCCATTCTCGAAAGAACAGGTCTGGACTACGCCAGCCGCCTGCCCGGGAAAATGCATGCCTGCGGCCATGACGGACATACCGCCATCCTGCTGTGCGCGGCAAAGTACATTGCCGAGAAGCTCGATTTCGACGGCACGCTGAACCTGATCTTCCAGCCGGCTGAGGAAAACGAGGGTGGTGCCATGCGCATGGTGGACGAAGGCCTGTTCGAGCTGTTTCCCTGCGACGAGATCTACGCGCTGCACAACGCGCCGGGCCTGCCCGTGGGCAGGATGGCGATCAGCCCGGGGCCGGCCATGGCCTCGTTCGATCGCGTGACCGTCACGCTGCGCGGGCGCAGCGCCCATGGCGCCATGCCGCACCATGGCATAGACAGCATGCAGTGTGCAGCCAGCATCGTGCTGGGCCTGCAGTCCATCATCACGCGCGAGCTCGATGCCCAGCAGGCAGCCGTGATCACGGTGGGCTCCATCCAGGCTGGCGAGGTCTTCAACATCGTGCCCGAGAGCGCAGTGCTCAAGATCGGCGTGCGTGCCCTGCATCCCGATGTGCGTAGCTGGGTGGAGAAGCGCATCAAGGCCTTTGTGCAGGCCCAGGCCGAGAGTTACCAGCTCGGTTGCGAGATCGACTATGTGCACAAATACCCGGTGCTCGTGAACTGCGCAGCCCAGACCGAGTACGCGCGTCAGGTGGCAATCAGCCTGCTGGGCGAGGACAAGGTGGGCGAGCGCACGCCCACCATGGGCAGCGAGGACTTTGCCTACATGCTGCAAAAGCGTCCCGGCGCCTATATCCGGCTGGGCAACGGCGTGGGCGAGGATGGCGGTTGCATGGTGCACAACCCGCTGTACGACTTCAATGACAAGGCCTTGCACATCGGTGCGGCCTTCTGGACGCAACTGGTGCAAAGCTATCTGGCCTGA
- a CDS encoding aconitate hydratase, giving the protein MSHAFAKTLKSFELAEGKKAKFYSLPALAKQFPEIKRLPVSIRIVLESVLRNCDGNKITEEHVAQLARWQPKAERVDEIPFVVARVVLQDFTGVPLLADLAAMRSTAAKLGKKPKSIEPLVPVDLVVDHSIMVDYFGTKKALDLNMKLEFQRNQERYQFMKWGMQAFDTFGVVPPGFGIVHQVNLEYLARGVHKARSGKGEAVYYPDTLVGTDSHTTMINGIGVVAWGVGGIEAEAAMLGQPVYFLTPDVVGFELTGQLREGVTATDLVLTVTELLRKEKVVGKFVEFFGEGTRSLSLPDRATIGNMAPEYGATMGFFPVDEKTIEYFKGTGRTKSEIQAFEAYFKAQQLFGVPQAGEIDYSHVVKLDLGTVAPSLAGPKRPQDRIEIGDVARKFTELFTASAAVNGFNQPPQKLDQRYRVGCGEGEQATDAPPPKAGAERAVVEMVGNRPTLETAHDDATAKSVCDLPGSDEPVLHVGNGDVLIAAITSCTNTSNPSVMLAAGLLAKKAVQAGLKVQPHIKTSLAPGSRLVTRYLTEAGLLPYLEKLGFALAGYGCTTCIGNAGDLTPELNDVITRNELVCAAVLSGNRNFEARIHPNIKANFLASPPLVVAYAIAGTVRKDLMTEPVGRGKGGKEVYLGDIWPSSEEIQDLLKFAMNGKAFRSNYEQVASEPGKLWEKIQGVTGSTYTWPESTYIAEPPFFADFALELKAPPATTDRTSNPSAVHGARIMALFGDSITTDHISPAGSIKESSPAGKWLLEHGVQKADFNSYGSRRGNHEVMMRGTFANVRIKNLMIPARADGSREEGGITLYRDDNGRAEKMAIYDAAMKYQAAGRATVVLAGEEYGTGSSRDWAAKGTQLLGIKAVVARSFERIHRSNLVGMGVLPLQFKGNDSWQSLDLTGEEFIDVIPAADLAPQSDAQLVITRADGSKKTVTVKLRIDTPIEVDYYRHGGILPYVLRQLLA; this is encoded by the coding sequence ATGTCGCATGCTTTTGCCAAAACCCTGAAGTCCTTTGAGCTGGCCGAAGGCAAGAAAGCCAAGTTCTACTCGCTGCCTGCACTTGCCAAGCAGTTTCCCGAAATCAAGCGACTGCCGGTCTCGATCCGCATCGTGCTGGAGTCGGTGCTGCGCAACTGCGATGGCAACAAGATCACCGAGGAGCATGTGGCGCAGCTGGCGCGCTGGCAGCCCAAGGCCGAGCGTGTTGACGAGATTCCGTTTGTCGTCGCGCGCGTGGTGCTGCAGGATTTCACCGGCGTGCCCTTGCTGGCCGACCTGGCCGCCATGCGCAGCACGGCTGCCAAGCTGGGCAAGAAGCCCAAGTCCATCGAGCCGCTGGTGCCCGTGGACCTGGTGGTGGACCACTCCATCATGGTGGACTACTTCGGCACCAAGAAGGCGCTGGACCTGAACATGAAGCTGGAGTTCCAGCGCAACCAGGAGCGCTACCAGTTCATGAAATGGGGCATGCAGGCCTTCGACACCTTCGGCGTCGTGCCGCCGGGCTTCGGCATCGTGCACCAGGTCAATCTGGAGTATCTGGCGCGGGGCGTGCACAAGGCCAGGAGCGGCAAGGGCGAGGCGGTGTACTACCCTGACACCCTCGTCGGCACCGACAGTCATACCACCATGATCAACGGCATCGGCGTGGTGGCCTGGGGTGTAGGCGGCATCGAGGCCGAGGCGGCCATGCTGGGCCAGCCTGTGTACTTCCTCACACCCGATGTGGTGGGCTTCGAGCTGACCGGCCAGCTGCGCGAGGGCGTGACGGCCACCGATCTGGTGCTCACGGTCACCGAGCTGCTGCGCAAGGAAAAAGTGGTCGGGAAGTTCGTCGAGTTCTTCGGCGAAGGCACGCGCAGCCTTTCGCTGCCGGACCGCGCCACCATCGGCAATATGGCTCCTGAATATGGGGCGACCATGGGTTTCTTCCCGGTCGACGAAAAGACCATCGAGTACTTCAAGGGAACCGGGCGCACCAAGAGCGAGATCCAGGCCTTCGAAGCCTATTTCAAGGCCCAGCAGCTGTTCGGCGTGCCCCAGGCCGGCGAGATCGACTACTCGCATGTGGTCAAGCTCGATCTCGGTACTGTGGCCCCGAGTCTGGCCGGGCCCAAGCGTCCGCAGGACCGTATCGAAATCGGCGATGTGGCGCGCAAGTTCACCGAGCTGTTCACGGCATCGGCAGCGGTCAACGGCTTCAATCAGCCGCCGCAGAAGCTCGATCAGCGCTATCGCGTGGGCTGCGGCGAAGGTGAGCAGGCGACCGATGCACCGCCGCCCAAGGCAGGAGCGGAGCGGGCAGTGGTGGAGATGGTCGGCAACCGGCCTACCTTGGAAACCGCTCACGACGATGCGACGGCCAAGTCCGTGTGCGATCTGCCGGGTAGCGACGAGCCGGTGCTGCATGTCGGCAATGGCGATGTGCTGATTGCGGCCATCACGAGCTGCACCAACACCTCCAACCCCAGCGTCATGCTGGCGGCGGGCCTGTTGGCCAAGAAGGCGGTGCAGGCGGGACTCAAGGTCCAGCCGCATATCAAGACTTCGCTGGCGCCGGGCTCTCGCCTGGTGACCCGTTATCTGACCGAGGCGGGCTTGCTGCCCTATCTGGAGAAGCTGGGCTTTGCGCTGGCAGGCTATGGCTGCACCACCTGCATCGGCAATGCCGGCGATCTGACGCCCGAGCTCAACGATGTCATCACCCGCAATGAGCTGGTCTGCGCGGCCGTCCTGTCGGGCAACCGCAATTTCGAAGCACGCATCCACCCCAATATCAAGGCCAACTTCCTGGCCAGTCCTCCGCTGGTGGTGGCCTACGCGATTGCCGGGACGGTGCGCAAGGACCTGATGACCGAGCCCGTGGGCCGGGGCAAGGGTGGCAAGGAGGTGTATCTGGGCGATATCTGGCCCAGCAGCGAGGAGATCCAGGACCTGCTCAAGTTCGCCATGAACGGCAAGGCTTTCCGCAGCAATTACGAGCAGGTGGCCAGCGAGCCGGGCAAGCTCTGGGAAAAGATCCAGGGCGTGACGGGTTCCACCTATACCTGGCCCGAGAGCACCTATATCGCCGAGCCGCCGTTCTTTGCCGACTTTGCTCTGGAGCTGAAAGCGCCGCCCGCAACGACAGACAGAACCTCCAATCCCAGCGCGGTGCATGGTGCCCGCATCATGGCCTTGTTCGGAGACTCCATCACCACCGACCATATCTCGCCCGCAGGCTCCATCAAGGAGTCCTCACCCGCCGGCAAGTGGTTGCTCGAGCATGGTGTGCAAAAGGCCGACTTCAACAGCTATGGCTCGCGCCGGGGCAACCACGAGGTGATGATGCGCGGCACGTTTGCCAATGTGCGTATCAAGAATCTCATGATTCCCGCCCGGGCCGACGGCTCGCGCGAGGAGGGCGGCATCACGCTGTACCGTGACGACAACGGCAGGGCCGAGAAGATGGCCATTTACGACGCGGCCATGAAGTACCAGGCTGCGGGCCGAGCCACCGTGGTGCTGGCCGGCGAAGAGTACGGCACGGGATCGAGCCGCGACTGGGCGGCCAAGGGCACGCAGCTGCTGGGCATCAAGGCCGTGGTGGCGCGCAGCTTCGAGCGCATTCACCGCTCCAATCTGGTGGGCATGGGCGTGTTGCCGCTGCAGTTCAAGGGCAATGACAGCTGGCAAAGCCTGGACCTGACGGGCGAGGAGTTCATCGATGTGATCCCGGCCGCCGACCTGGCGCCGCAAAGCGATGCCCAGCTGGTAATCACCAGGGCCGATGGCAGCAAGAAAACCGTGACCGTGAAGCTGCGCATCGACACCCCCATCGAGGTGGACTACTACCGCCATGGCGGCATCCTGCCCTATGTGCTGAGGCAGCTGCTGGCCTGA
- a CDS encoding PepSY-associated TM helix domain-containing protein — translation MTSLRSLWLRLHRWFALGLGWILILAGLTGTLLIIGQPLDRMAHPELFQARTTHAQQAQQAAALTPILARAHEEFGSKATLRFRLPQQARDSLWLRVQAANWRGTIYLDPVTGQEQGRRGETEGFVNTLFRLHSTLLLDANGKAILAWTTLAYVLLLLTGVILWWPKRWPGNWRIELNKSLVRALFDMHRIGGVIMGLLIAVSVVTGAYMAWRPLGDWLNVLVSSTAVKPPKLPTLAAQGSAQPLPADVDAMLASARAAMPDAQASFVQLPPNAKQAVRIRFRAPGEPHPNGISSVWLDPRNGAVLDVRRWNELDPGAAAVAVAYPLHTGELGGVLMEVLAGLNGLVLGGLGISGIWLWWHRRKARKLAARRKS, via the coding sequence ATGACTTCGCTCCGTTCCCTGTGGCTGCGCTTGCATCGCTGGTTCGCCCTGGGCCTGGGCTGGATTCTGATTCTGGCCGGGCTCACCGGCACCCTGCTCATCATCGGCCAGCCGCTGGACCGCATGGCACACCCCGAACTGTTCCAGGCCCGCACGACGCATGCGCAGCAGGCCCAGCAGGCCGCCGCGCTGACGCCGATACTGGCAAGAGCCCATGAGGAATTCGGCAGCAAGGCCACTTTGCGCTTCAGGCTGCCGCAGCAGGCACGGGACAGCCTGTGGCTGCGTGTTCAGGCGGCCAACTGGCGCGGCACCATTTACCTGGACCCCGTGACCGGCCAGGAGCAGGGCCGGCGCGGCGAGACCGAGGGCTTTGTCAACACACTGTTCAGGCTGCACAGCACCTTGCTCCTCGACGCCAACGGCAAGGCCATACTGGCCTGGACCACGCTGGCCTATGTGCTACTGCTGCTGACGGGCGTCATTCTCTGGTGGCCCAAGCGCTGGCCGGGCAACTGGCGCATAGAACTCAACAAGAGTCTGGTGCGCGCCCTGTTCGACATGCACCGCATCGGCGGCGTGATCATGGGCCTGCTGATCGCGGTCTCGGTCGTCACCGGGGCCTATATGGCATGGCGGCCGCTGGGCGACTGGCTCAATGTGCTCGTCAGCAGCACGGCAGTCAAGCCGCCCAAGCTGCCCACACTGGCTGCGCAAGGCTCCGCCCAACCGCTGCCCGCCGATGTGGACGCCATGCTGGCCTCGGCCCGCGCGGCCATGCCCGATGCCCAGGCCAGCTTCGTGCAGCTGCCGCCCAATGCCAAACAGGCCGTACGCATCCGCTTTCGCGCCCCCGGCGAACCGCACCCCAACGGCATCAGCTCGGTATGGCTGGACCCGCGCAACGGGGCGGTGCTGGACGTCAGGCGCTGGAATGAACTCGACCCCGGCGCTGCGGCGGTGGCCGTGGCCTATCCACTGCACACGGGCGAGCTGGGTGGCGTGCTGATGGAAGTCCTGGCCGGTCTCAACGGCCTGGTGCTGGGCGGCTTGGGCATCAGCGGAATCTGGCTCTGGTGGCACCGCCGCAAGGCCAGAAAGCTTGCTGCCCGGAGAAAATCCTGA
- a CDS encoding tripartite tricarboxylate transporter substrate binding protein, which produces MGIWNRRGFMRHTLWQTAALAAGSSWVRAAESFPAKPLILMVPFPAGGASDVAARIFAESIGRSLGQQVVVENLGGGTGLIAAAKVLNTPADGYMFFHGSANEIFLAPMLNTAARYKPGDFTLAAPTTESPIVLMVKSGLPVDSYDAFIEYARAGKNGPLTYGTVGVDSMYNLMGDALAARLKLPFLHVPYKGAAPALQDLAGGQVDFAILPYQASFEGMARQGRLKILTSFSKTLPKELAHVPLISQSRLSPDFEYTVSAGYFVKKGTPADRVAVLRGAIGQALVHQDIRSRLELEGKHIRQPVTSQAEADRSFAAIHQRLSALVRSVGRTPLA; this is translated from the coding sequence ATGGGTATATGGAACCGCCGCGGCTTTATGCGGCACACACTGTGGCAGACGGCTGCCTTGGCGGCAGGTTCGAGCTGGGTCCGGGCTGCAGAAAGCTTTCCGGCCAAGCCTCTGATTCTCATGGTGCCTTTTCCCGCCGGCGGAGCCAGCGATGTGGCGGCACGCATCTTTGCCGAATCCATTGGCCGCAGCCTCGGGCAGCAGGTGGTGGTGGAGAACCTGGGGGGCGGTACGGGTCTGATTGCTGCGGCCAAAGTGCTCAACACACCGGCCGACGGCTATATGTTCTTCCACGGCTCGGCTAACGAGATCTTCCTGGCGCCCATGCTCAATACGGCAGCGCGCTACAAGCCGGGCGACTTCACACTGGCGGCTCCCACGACGGAGTCGCCCATCGTGCTCATGGTCAAGAGCGGCTTGCCGGTCGACAGCTATGACGCCTTCATCGAATATGCACGCGCCGGCAAGAACGGCCCGCTGACCTATGGCACGGTGGGCGTGGATTCCATGTACAACCTGATGGGCGATGCCCTGGCAGCCAGACTGAAGCTGCCGTTTCTGCACGTGCCTTACAAGGGCGCCGCGCCGGCCCTGCAGGACCTGGCAGGCGGGCAGGTGGACTTCGCCATCCTGCCTTATCAGGCCAGCTTCGAAGGCATGGCCAGGCAGGGACGGTTGAAGATCCTGACCAGCTTTTCCAAGACCCTGCCCAAGGAGCTGGCCCATGTGCCGCTGATATCGCAAAGCCGCCTCAGTCCGGACTTCGAATACACGGTCAGCGCAGGCTACTTCGTGAAGAAGGGCACGCCCGCCGACCGCGTGGCAGTTCTGCGCGGCGCCATAGGGCAGGCGCTGGTGCACCAGGACATCCGCAGCCGACTGGAGCTGGAGGGCAAGCATATCCGGCAGCCCGTGACCTCGCAGGCCGAGGCAGACCGGAGCTTTGCTGCCATCCATCAGCGCCTGAGTGCGCTGGTGCGCAGCGTGGGCCGCACGCCCCTGGCCTGA
- a CDS encoding TonB-dependent receptor family protein, giving the protein MANLHRSDSPAFCLSSAAAAVAAALGVLASPVHAQTANAAATEAALDSVTVTGNWLDGDMSSAEKVLEHPGARTIVERERIQESGAATLREALRLVPGVQVQDSNGTGGSDISLNLSVRGLTARLSPRSYVLQDGVPVSYAPYGQPQLSLAPLALGNLDSIDVVRGAGSVRYGPQNVGGIINFTTRAIPKTFAAEASIGTEIYSHGGNVKSTPSFFVGGTNEAGLGLAVLYSGTHGKGWRSSNDKTDIDDLLVKGSYKLGNNSSISASLHHFEGKGQMPGGLTTAQYAADPFQSTRNYDQFTGRRTDGSLKYSYKDGRNNFEVLSYYVDSFRGSYIERDATGANAGKRSLTAAPRDYSYYGVEPRYSRIFETGSVVQEVSVGYRYLKEKSSETALATSGLYVPGQVDAMALPLNTTQTSQGGTTANAFYIDNRIDVGNWTITPGVRYERIRSFNNVVDYKGATAAAIYPTAAANELLPTLSVLYRVDSHWSVFANAGKSFGPQQYAQLAQSSNNQLYPESAKTYELGTHYKSDTWNGELTLFNIDFNKELFLDRPGDGTGNGIWTDLGATRHRGLESALRYDFGKNYPALKGLSLGMSYTFTQATSQAGPFAGRDLPLYSRHTAGLSARYAMERWTFNADLNAQSKQRSPGTPGTSANPNSYITQEDANGNLGDIPGFAILGLRTSYQAGKELNNLRLTVGMKNVFDRRYFTRSTDNNGGGKYVGMPRTLYVQATLPF; this is encoded by the coding sequence ATGGCTAACCTCCATCGTTCCGACTCCCCCGCTTTTTGCCTGAGCAGCGCTGCCGCTGCCGTTGCCGCAGCCCTTGGCGTGCTCGCCAGCCCCGTTCATGCACAGACGGCCAACGCCGCCGCTACCGAAGCCGCCCTGGACTCGGTCACCGTCACCGGCAACTGGCTGGACGGCGACATGTCTAGCGCCGAGAAGGTGCTGGAGCATCCTGGCGCACGCACCATCGTCGAGCGCGAGCGCATTCAGGAAAGCGGCGCAGCCACCTTGCGCGAAGCGCTGCGTCTGGTGCCCGGTGTGCAGGTTCAGGACAGCAACGGCACGGGCGGCAGCGATATCTCTCTGAACCTGAGCGTGCGCGGTCTGACCGCGCGCCTGTCGCCACGTTCCTATGTGCTGCAGGACGGCGTGCCCGTTTCCTACGCCCCCTACGGTCAGCCTCAGCTGTCGCTGGCGCCCCTGGCGCTGGGCAATCTGGACTCCATCGACGTGGTGCGCGGCGCAGGCTCGGTGCGCTACGGCCCGCAGAACGTGGGCGGCATCATCAACTTCACGACGCGCGCCATTCCCAAGACCTTTGCGGCCGAAGCCTCCATCGGCACCGAGATCTACAGCCACGGCGGCAATGTGAAGTCCACGCCAAGCTTCTTTGTGGGCGGCACCAACGAGGCGGGCCTGGGCCTGGCCGTGCTGTATTCGGGCACGCACGGCAAGGGCTGGCGCAGCAGCAACGACAAGACCGACATCGACGACCTGCTGGTCAAGGGCAGCTACAAGCTCGGCAACAACAGCAGCATCTCCGCTTCGCTGCACCACTTCGAGGGCAAGGGCCAGATGCCCGGCGGCCTGACCACGGCGCAGTACGCCGCCGACCCGTTCCAGAGCACGCGCAACTACGACCAGTTCACGGGCCGCCGCACCGACGGTTCGCTCAAGTACAGCTACAAGGACGGTCGCAACAATTTCGAAGTGCTCAGCTACTACGTGGACTCTTTTCGCGGCAGCTATATCGAACGCGACGCCACTGGCGCCAATGCCGGCAAGCGCAGCCTCACGGCCGCACCGCGCGACTACAGCTACTACGGCGTGGAGCCGCGCTACTCGCGCATTTTCGAGACCGGCTCCGTGGTGCAGGAAGTCAGCGTGGGCTATCGCTACCTGAAGGAAAAGAGCTCCGAAACGGCGCTGGCCACTTCGGGCTTGTATGTACCCGGCCAGGTCGATGCCATGGCTCTGCCGCTGAACACCACCCAGACCAGCCAGGGCGGCACCACGGCCAATGCCTTCTATATCGACAACCGCATCGATGTGGGCAACTGGACCATCACGCCCGGCGTGCGCTACGAGCGCATCCGCTCCTTCAACAATGTGGTGGACTACAAGGGCGCGACCGCAGCGGCCATCTACCCGACGGCGGCCGCCAACGAACTGCTGCCCACGCTGTCGGTGCTCTACCGCGTCGACAGCCACTGGTCGGTGTTCGCCAATGCCGGCAAGTCCTTCGGGCCCCAGCAGTACGCACAGCTGGCCCAGTCGTCCAACAACCAGCTCTATCCCGAATCGGCCAAGACCTATGAGCTGGGCACGCACTACAAGAGCGACACCTGGAACGGCGAGCTGACGCTGTTCAACATCGACTTCAACAAGGAGCTGTTCCTGGACCGCCCGGGTGACGGCACCGGCAACGGCATCTGGACCGATCTGGGCGCGACGCGCCACCGTGGTCTGGAATCGGCGCTGCGCTATGACTTCGGCAAGAACTACCCGGCACTCAAGGGCCTGTCGCTGGGCATGAGCTATACCTTCACCCAGGCCACCAGCCAGGCCGGCCCCTTCGCAGGCCGCGACCTGCCGCTATATTCGCGCCACACGGCCGGCCTGTCGGCACGTTATGCAATGGAGCGCTGGACCTTCAATGCCGACCTGAACGCCCAGTCCAAGCAGCGCTCGCCCGGCACGCCCGGCACCAGTGCCAATCCCAACTCCTACATCACGCAGGAAGATGCCAACGGCAATCTGGGCGATATCCCGGGCTTTGCCATCCTGGGCCTGCGCACCAGCTACCAGGCAGGCAAGGAGCTGAACAATCTGCGCCTGACCGTGGGAATGAAGAACGTGTTTGACCGCCGCTACTTCACCCGCTCCACCGACAACAACGGCGGCGGCAAATACGTGGGCATGCCACGCACCCTGTACGTTCAGGCCACCCTGCCGTTCTAA
- a CDS encoding VOC family protein, with the protein MAMNPVGWFEIYVQDMSRARSFYEAVLGCQLQALAMPEGGEHPDMEMWAFPGKPDNAGATGALVRMPECPSGGGGTLVYFVCEDCAEQAARVARNGGRLHRDKVSIGPYGFIALAIDTEGNMFGLHSMK; encoded by the coding sequence ATGGCTATGAATCCCGTTGGCTGGTTCGAGATCTACGTGCAGGACATGTCGCGCGCCAGGAGCTTCTACGAAGCCGTGCTGGGCTGTCAGCTGCAAGCGCTGGCCATGCCGGAAGGCGGCGAGCACCCCGATATGGAAATGTGGGCCTTTCCCGGGAAGCCGGATAACGCTGGCGCCACCGGAGCGCTGGTCCGCATGCCGGAATGTCCCTCTGGCGGCGGCGGCACGCTGGTCTATTTCGTCTGTGAAGACTGCGCCGAGCAGGCCGCACGCGTCGCACGCAACGGCGGCCGCCTGCACCGCGACAAAGTCTCCATAGGCCCTTATGGCTTTATTGCCCTGGCCATCGACACCGAAGGCAATATGTTTGGCCTCCACTCGATGAAATAG
- a CDS encoding CaiB/BaiF CoA transferase family protein produces the protein MHNPVTIGAGALQGIKVLDLSRILGGPLCGQILGDHGADVLKVEPPQGDDTRTWGPPFRDGVASYYFGLNRNKRIQFLDLSSPEGQQRVRELMAQADVVVENFKVGTMEKWGIGFEQMREQLPQLIWCRVTGFGADGPLGSLPGYDAAIQAMAGIMSINGEADGDPLRVGLPVVDMVTGLNATIGVLLALHERGRSGQGQLVDASLYDSGLSLLHPHAANWFMGRKVPQRSGNAHPNIYPYDVISTGAAPIFLAVGNDRQFRLLCNHVGRPELAQDERFASAGQRSVHRAELKPLLEQAFASLDGVQLADELMAIGVPAAPVLDVAQALEHPHTAHREMVVTMDQYQGLGAPVKLGRTPASYRFAP, from the coding sequence ATGCACAATCCAGTCACGATCGGCGCCGGAGCCTTGCAGGGCATCAAGGTTCTCGATCTGTCACGCATCCTCGGCGGGCCGCTCTGCGGGCAGATACTGGGCGACCATGGCGCCGATGTGCTCAAGGTGGAGCCGCCGCAGGGCGACGACACGCGCACCTGGGGGCCTCCGTTTCGCGACGGCGTGGCTTCCTACTACTTCGGCCTGAACCGCAACAAGCGCATCCAGTTTCTCGATCTGTCCTCGCCCGAAGGCCAGCAGCGCGTGCGCGAGCTGATGGCCCAGGCCGATGTGGTGGTGGAGAACTTCAAGGTCGGCACCATGGAGAAATGGGGCATAGGCTTTGAGCAGATGCGCGAGCAGCTGCCGCAGCTGATCTGGTGCCGCGTCACGGGCTTCGGTGCCGACGGCCCTCTGGGCAGCCTGCCCGGCTATGACGCCGCCATCCAGGCCATGGCCGGCATCATGAGCATCAATGGCGAGGCCGACGGAGACCCGCTGCGCGTGGGCCTGCCGGTGGTGGACATGGTGACCGGGCTGAACGCCACCATAGGCGTTCTGCTGGCCCTGCACGAGCGGGGGCGCAGCGGGCAGGGCCAGTTGGTGGATGCCTCGCTTTACGACTCCGGCCTGTCGCTGCTCCATCCCCATGCCGCCAACTGGTTCATGGGGCGCAAGGTGCCGCAACGCTCGGGCAATGCCCATCCCAATATCTATCCCTATGACGTGATCAGCACTGGCGCTGCCCCCATCTTCCTGGCGGTGGGCAACGACCGGCAGTTCCGGCTGCTGTGCAACCATGTCGGCCGACCCGAGCTGGCGCAGGACGAGCGCTTTGCCAGCGCAGGCCAGCGCTCCGTCCATCGCGCCGAGCTCAAGCCCCTGCTCGAACAGGCGTTTGCATCGCTCGATGGTGTGCAGCTGGCCGACGAGCTGATGGCCATCGGCGTGCCCGCCGCGCCGGTGCTGGATGTCGCCCAGGCGCTTGAGCATCCGCATACAGCGCACCGCGAGATGGTAGTGACCATGGACCAGTACCAGGGGCTGGGCGCTCCGGTCAAGCTCGGCCGCACGCCGGCCAGCTATCGCTTTGCCCCCTGA